A single region of the Malaclemys terrapin pileata isolate rMalTer1 chromosome 2, rMalTer1.hap1, whole genome shotgun sequence genome encodes:
- the MC4R gene encoding melanocortin receptor 4, with the protein MNITRHHGMHQPLRLWNHSYGLHGGANESSGKGYSSGGCYEQLFVAPEVFVTLGFISLLENILVIVAIAKNKNLHSPMYFFICSLAVADMLVSLSNGSETIVITLLNNTDTGAQSFTVNIDNVIDSVICSSLLASICSLLSIAVDRYFTIFYALQYHNIMTVKRVGIIITCIWAACTVSGILFIIYSDSSVVIICLISMFFTMLVLMASLYVHMFMLARLHIKKIAVLPGTGTIRQGANMKGAITLTILIGVFVVCWAPFFLHLIFYISCPHNPYCVCFMSHFNLYLILIMCNSIIDPLIYAFRSQELRKTFKEIICCCCLRGLCDLSNKY; encoded by the coding sequence ATGAACATCACACGCCACCATGGCATGCACCAGCCTCTGCGCCTCTGGAACCACAGCTATGGATTGCATGGTGGTGCCAATGAGTCAAGTGGAAAAGGTTACTCCTCTGGAGGGTGCTATGAGCAACTTTTTGTGGCCCCGGAAGTGTTTGTGACTCTGGGCTTCATAAGTTTATTGGAGAACATTTTGGTCATTGTGGCAATAGCCAAGAACAAGAATCTGCATTCACCTATGTACTTTTTCATCTGTAGTCTGGCAGTGGCTGACATGCTAGTGAGTCTGTCAAATGGATCAGAAACCATTGTAATCACCCTGTTAAACAATACAGACACTGGTGCACAAAGTTTCACCGTAAACATTGACAATGTCATTGACTCGGTGATTTGCAGTTCCTTACTTGCATCCATTTGCAGCCTGCTTTCAATAGCTGTGGACAGGTATTTTACCATCTTTTATGCTCTCCAGTACCATAACATTATGACAGTGAAGCGTGTAGGGATCATCATAACATGCATCTGGGCTGCTTGCACGGTTTCAGGCATTTTGTTCATCATTTACTCAGACAGCAGTGTTGTCATCATCTGTCTTATCAGCATGTTCTTCACCATGCTAGTTCTCATGGCCTCCCTCTATGTCCACATGTTCATGCTGGCCCGACTGCATATCAAAAAGATTGCAGTTCTTCCAGGGACAGGCACTATTCGTCAAGGTGCCAACATGAAGGGGGCCATCACTTTGACCATCTTGATAGGGGTTTTTGTTGTGTGCTGGGCCCCATTTTTCCTCCACTTGATTTTCTACATCTCCTGCCCCCACAACCCATATTGTGTATGTTTCATGTCCCATTTTAACTTGTACCTCATTCTCATCATGTGCAATTCCATCATTGATCCCCTTATCTACGCATTCCGGAGTCAAGAGCTCCGGAAAACCTTCAAGGAGATCATTTGCTGCTGTTGTCTGCGAGGGCTTTGTGACTTGTCTAACAAATATTAA